The following DNA comes from Camelina sativa cultivar DH55 chromosome 14, Cs, whole genome shotgun sequence.
GTTACAGTTGTTGTTCATCTAAGAGCTACTGGAGGTGCTCCTATACTCAAACAATCTAAGTTCAAGGTAGACTCTTATATCACTCTTCCTCGCAAACTAGGGCTTTGTTTTATCAATTCTTCCATAATGGGATCATCTCATGTTGTTAAAGTTGTATAGTATATTTGGTTTTTACTTGATCAATTAGAGTGTTGATGTAAGGTTTTGAGTCTTGTTGTCTGGTAGTTCACAATCTAGGCAGAATCTTTCTGATTCAATTCATATTTTGTGATCTTTTTGTGTTGTGAATGTTGTGCGATTGCTTGTTATAGATTCCAGGGACTGATAAATTTGCAAAAGTGATTGACTTTCTAAGAAGACAGCTCCATTCTGACTCATTGGTATGTATACACTCAGCTTCTTCTCTATATCTGTATTGAATCTTTTATAATCGGTCTGACATTGctcttttgtttggtaaaaGTTTGTCTATGTGAATAGTGCTTTCTCGCCGAATCCTGATGAGTCAGTGATTGATCTTTACAGTGTAAGTCTTTTTCTAATCTCTTTGTGTTGTGGATCAAGAATCTATGTTTCTATTTGCTTACTACATGGTGGTTTCTGGTTTTGCCGTTTTGGTATTTGCAGAACTTTGGATTTGACGGTAAACTGGTGGTCAACTATGCTTGCTCCATGGCATGGGGATAAAAAAACCGAATACTACAGAATTCTCAAGCTCTGTAAGCACATTCTTTTTACTgctactttctttctttttcggtTTCGATGATCTACAAAACTTTGATGCCGTGTGTCTTCTGTTGAACTTCAACTTAGCATTCTGGTTTCTTCAATTAGATAAGTTTTTTTGAACCAAAATCTAAGTCACATCTTTACATAACTGAAGATGATGAGTGAATCCTATATATGAGCATCACCATGAagttgagcttttttttttcagggtcACAATGCTAGatgcttgctttttttttttggaaaaaaagactTTTCAGATGAAAGTTGATGTATGTATATAATACATGTACATAAAGACCATATCCAACTTCAGAAACAATAGATTGTAATCTCGCCTGTGAACTTTCATCGGGTAAAAAAGTTTCTTGTTCAGTTCTTCTCTCAAGAGATTCCAAAGAAGCGTTTGAACATTTTTCATCTCTGCATTTGCGCTTCTTCCTTTGCTATGCTACTGCTGCTTATTATATGTAGCTGAAtgggtagaaaaaaaaaacctagaatagaaatttatttacaaaattcaatatttaaaaaattaaaatcatgtattaaaaaattacaaaaagtttcTTAGTAAATTAACTTATTCCATACATATGAAGCTGTTGCACCTTGACAAAGATGATAAAGTTTGTaaattcatgtttaaaaaaattacaaaatagttCTTAGTAAATAATTGTAAGTAACTTCTTTCATACATATGCAGCTGTTGCATAATGTGACAAAAATGACAAAGTGTTTGTTTGGATATAATCATATAACTAacagttttggttttttttaatcaaaacaatAATATGTTAGAATGATAACTAACTTGCAAAAAATCTAAACAGTTTTCTTACCGGAAAATTAACTAACTTTATAATCTTCACCAAATTTAGCCTTAATCCGTTATTCCCTCTCTGAATTTTCCCCGGGAAAAAATTTACCATCTCTCTCAAAGTTTCCTTTGGGTCAATCAATTTACCATCGTGACATCCATGTTCTTCTGAATAATCAATCTTTCACCAAATCTGGATTCAAAACGGAGACTTGTAATTTCCCcgacaaaacagagaaagttatgttttttttctacagATGACGCACATTTTGATTCCGGTGACGAAGACAACCAAGGAAGACCGTTTTTGATTCAATCACATTTACAAAAATGGGTTTTCTGCATTGTCTCTTCAGATCTCGGACCTTCAATGTTTTGATCCTCGCTCTGTTTCTCACCATTCATAGTTTCTTCCTCGTCGAATCACAAGAACCACCTCCGACTCCACAATCTCCTCTGCCGCCGccgccacctcctcctcctccaccgccacctGTCAATGGGACCGTTGAACCAGGCATTTCtccaccgcctcctcctccaGTCAGAGAGACTATCGAGCCTGTGTCtgctccaccaccaccgagGTCGCAACCCCCTCCCCAAAAGAATCATTCACGGCGGTTTCCGCCTCCACCTCGGCCATCGGAGAAACCAAAGAGAGGTGGATTAAACAAAGGGAAGACTGTGGGACTAGTCTTTATTGGGTTAGTTGCAATGTTGCAGgtctttgttgttgtcttcttgttttacaaaagaaatcaGCTTCTCAACTTGAAAGACACTAATTGAGATTTCTAACTATATTCTGGATTGACGTTAACTACTCTTTCGTTCATTTGAGGTCATCTATTAGAGTGATGATTAGAAAGGAGAATGTATTaggaggacaaaaaaaaagtgcaatTGTTTCAACTCTCTCATGTaaaattgtttcagaaatcACATGTGTTTGTTCTTTCCAAGATTAATCTGATTCACCAAATGGTTTTGTTCACTATTTATCTTGGTCTGCAATCTTTTGGATGCTGTGTTCGGAGTGTTCCAAGGTGCAGCTTTTATGAAATAGTGATATGCTGATAGTGAGATGATGGTTCAAACAACACTAGACATATGGAGGCAATACAAATCCTAATAGTAATAGtcaaagcttcttcctttattcccttcttttcttcatgaggttcaaaaagaaagaaagaagcggctttgaagaaggaagataagAACCAGACATAACCTTGGCTATGATCTTTGTCTGAGTTAAAAGGTTCCAATGTGAATATAACATACAAGCGTGAAACAAGATAGATCTCCAGGATTTAAATATCTCAATTCCATTGTATAAAAAACTATACACTTATGTACAAAGCAAagattttgattctaatagGACTTAGCAGTATCTTCTCTTCATCAAATAGACATGTCTTACTTGTTGTGGAAACAGACCTTGAAGTTGTTTCCCTTTCAGAAAGAATATGCAAAGTATAACAAGAGACTCTAGTGACCCCAGAAAACGAGAACAAGCACGGTGATCACAAGTCCAACAGAGAATATCAAAGCCTGCATACAATTTTCAAGCGAAATAGATAAGTTGGTAGATCCTCTTTTAAAGCTGAGTTGcgtttttgtcatttttaaagaaattagaGGAGAATGCAACTGGATCAGCTAACTTACAGCTATAGCAGAGGCAGCAAGACCAGATCTTTCCCGTGGATCTCTACGGTAATAGttgataaaatatagaaatgttgCAACGTACCACGCAAATGGGCAGACAAATCCAAGAAGAAACCTTAACATAAACAGGTAAAAAAAGAATCTGGCTTCAGCAAGACATTACATCATCCACAAGCCACAATATTATCCAAAAGCCACAAAAAAAGAGCGAGTGACTCACGAGAACCATCCGATTCCACAACCGAAGCAAGGAAGGGGCTTAT
Coding sequences within:
- the LOC104742943 gene encoding 60S ribosomal protein L18a-like protein isoform X2; amino-acid sequence: MNANLEEQKIGKYILIRDGEDSELGLFYKPLPCFGCGIGWFSFLLGFVCPFAWYVATFLYFINYYRRDPRERSGLAASAIAALIFSVGLVITVLVLVFWGH
- the LOC104742943 gene encoding 60S ribosomal protein L18a-like protein isoform X1; this encodes MNATDLEEQKIGKYILIRDGEDSELGLFYKPLPCFGCGIGWFSFLLGFVCPFAWYVATFLYFINYYRRDPRERSGLAASAIAALIFSVGLVITVLVLVFWGH
- the LOC104742941 gene encoding ubiquitin-like protein ATG12A; its protein translation is MATESPSSVRKVVVHLRATGGAPILKQSKFKIPGTDKFAKVIDFLRRQLHSDSLFVYVNSAFSPNPDESVIDLYSNFGFDGKLVVNYACSMAWG
- the LOC104742942 gene encoding formin-like protein 3, whose amino-acid sequence is MGFLHCLFRSRTFNVLILALFLTIHSFFLVESQEPPPTPQSPLPPPPPPPPPPPPVNGTVEPGISPPPPPPVRETIEPVSAPPPPRSQPPPQKNHSRRFPPPPRPSEKPKRGGLNKGKTVGLVFIGLVAMLQVFVVVFLFYKRNQLLNLKDTN